One segment of Falco rusticolus isolate bFalRus1 chromosome 3, bFalRus1.pri, whole genome shotgun sequence DNA contains the following:
- the RBBP8 gene encoding DNA endonuclease RBBP8 has translation MNASGGSCGSPSSAEPTGDFFKDLWSKLKECHDKEVQGLQLKISKLKKERCLDAERLEEFYTKNQQLREQQKALHDTIKVLEDRLRAGLCDRCAVTEEHMRKKQQEFENIRQQNLKLITELMNEKNNLQDENKKITEQFQQLQKELEERKQQAMELEEGVILDSPVLTSSFSVVNRMRRKKENRHVRYTEHTHPDLELVESNSEFGKIPLYSTQVNSRHGEEILVADTCDQQLSPVPNKLRMGGYPVPKPSFNLAAVVAETIGLAVQEESESQSVLSPPCTNTVMSQAPESMQSEDSRKHPASESRNDDNNLGLADPSQNTPPHVDWDSRVASPVFGASSSMKNTTSTSHAPCILDSGLKPNLKTNLFNNPSSSRSHKSRSKSEDVAFVAPLNLGKEVNSVISQASINRQVVVKKNANEAVTCVGNTCTAKNEAIKSDFLLVHQKQLEGRCAKRKKTEDEQEISCEKTSFNKENSIPFRSDVQNINGEHTVDKPLDLSDRFSGVRCQEKKQGSEETCKSRLKQVTLHDVFSQLGKPIPEGSSSIQNANNESCLFGRDLQDKSYIQEAKLGKTFPDKKKQIQMKEEVSPFKIIPLPSSAEIEQLFDDVKVASGHVQNRKKTRTGHGESEPASVLQPNPCRLSKNKALQNEQDLKDKPLENLQWSTEPGADLSQYKMDITLIDTKGGSQSRVGEEVVDMDYTYVSESVLLKKKNQEQNQESSPRGGKTINDTLTDLFDRTSHEEYESCLLEDGPSACDEKETLHDEEQDKGVTAANKKLKKHEDKQDKAKQKAFVEPYFKSDERKNTVLDFPHIEVIRKKEERRKLAGHTCKECEIYYADIPEEEREKKLASCSRHRFRYIPPNTPENFWEVGFPSTQTCVERGYIKEDLSSCQRPKRRQPYAVMFSPKGKEQKT, from the exons GGATGCAGAGAGGCTTGAAGAGTTTTATACCAAGAACCAACAGCtcagagaacagcaaaaagctCTTCATGACACTATCAAGGTTTTAGAAGACAG ATTAAGAGCGGGATTATGTGATCGTTGTGCTGTAACCGAAGAACatatgagaaagaaacagcaagagtTTGAAAATATCCGGCAGCAGAATCTTAAACTTATCACTGAGCTTA tgaatgaaaaaaacaacttacaggatgaaaataaaaagataactGAACAGTTCCAGCAATTGCAGAAGGAGTTGGA GGAGCGAAAGCAACAAGCAATGGAATTGGAAGAAGGAGTCATTCTGGATTCTCCAGTTCTgacttcttcattttctgtggttaatcgtatgagaagaaaaaaagaaaataggcaTGTCCGATACACAGAACATACACACCCAGATTTGGAACTTGTGGAAAGCAACAGTG aGTTTGGAAAAATTCCACTGTATTCCACACAAGTGAACAGTCGCCATGGAGAAGAGATACTAGTGGCAGATACCTGTGATCAGCAACTGTCCCCTGTACCAA ATAAACTGAGGATGGGAGGCTATCCTGTCCCAAAGCCATCTTTTAACTTGGCTGCAGTTGTTGCAGAAACAATTGGACTGGCTGTTCAAGAGGAATCT GAGTCCCAGAGTGTATTAAGTCCTCCCTGCACTAATACTGTTATGAGCCAGGCCCCAGAGAGCATGCAGTCTGAAGACTCAAGAAAACATCCAGCTTCTGAATCAAGAAATGATGACAACAATTTAGG TCTTGCAGATCCATCTCAGAACACTCCACCACATGTTGACTGGGATTCTCGGGTAGCCTCTCCTGTTTTTGGAGCTTCTAGCAGTATGAAGAACACCACAAGTACAAGTCATGCCCCTTGTATTTTAGATTCAGGATTGAAGCCTAATCTCAAAACCAATCTCTTCAACAATCCTTCCAGTTCCAGATCTCATAAAAGTAGATCAAAATCTGAAGATGTTGCTTTTGTTGCACCACTGAATCTTGGAAAGGAAGTCAACTCAGTTATCAGCCAGGCCTCTATCAATAGGCAAGTGGTTGTGAAAAAGAATGCTAATGAGGCTGTAACGTGTGTTGGAAACACTTGCACAGCTAAAAATGAGGCGATCAAGAGTGATTTCCTTCTTGTACACCAAAAGCAGCTAGAAGGCAGGTGTgctaagagaaagaaaactgaagatgagCAAGAAATTAGCTGTGAAAAAACATCCTTCAACAAAGAGAACTCTATACCCTTTCGATCAGATGTTCAGAATATTAATGGGGAGCATACTGTTGATAAGCCCTTGGACCTGTCTGATCGCTTCTCTGGAGTTCGTtgtcaagagaaaaaacaaggaagTGAGGAGACCTGTAAAAGTAGACTGAAACAGGTGACTCTGCATGATGTTTTTTCACAGCTAGGGAAGCCCATACCTGAAGGTTCATCATCCATTCAAAATGCCAACAATGAGAGCTGTTTGTTTGGCAGAGATTTACAAGACAAATCCTATATACAAGAGGCGAAGCTGGGTAAAACATTCCCAgataagaaaaaacagattcaaATGAAAGAAGAAGTTTCTCCCTTCAAAATTATACCACTTCCAAGTTCTGCAGAGATAGAACAGCTTTTTGATGATGTGAAG GTTGCCAGTGGCCATGtacaaaatagaaagaaaacaaggacaGGACATGGAGAGTCTGAACCAGCATCTGTACTTCAACCAAACCCTTGTAGACtatcaaaaaataaagcactgcaAAATGAGCAAG ACCTGAAAGATAAACCTTTAGAAAACCTCCAGTGGAGCACAGAACCAGGAGCTGACCTTTCACAGTACAAAATGGATATTACTCTGATTGATACAAAG ggTGGTTCTCAGTCAAGAGTTGGAGAGGAAGTTGTTGATATGGATTATACATATGTTAGTGAAAGTgtgctattaaaaaagaagaatcaagagcaaaaccaggaaagcaGTCCTA gaggaggaaaaacaatTAATGATACCTTAACAGACTTGTTTGATCGGACAAGCCATGAAGAATATGAATCCTGCCTACTAGAAGATGGTCCTTCTGCTTGTGATGAAAAAGAAACTCTTCATGATGAAGAGCAGGATAAGGGagtaacagcagcaaacaaGAAACTAAAGa AACATGAGGATAAACAAGATAAGGCCAAGCAGAAAGCTTTTGTGGAGCCTTATTTCAAAAGTGATGAAAG aaagaataCTGTGTTAGATTTTCCTCATATTGAGGTTATTcgaaaaaaagaagaaagaagaaaattggcTGGCCATACTTGTAAGGAATGTGAAATA TATTATGCAGACATTccagaagaagagagagaaaagaaactaGCTTCCTGTTCAAGACACAGATTTCGCTACATTCCTCCAAATACACCTGAAAATTTCTGGGAGGTTGGATTTCCTTCCACCCAAACTTGTGTGGAAAGAG